The sequence GCCAGGGCGGCGGAGACGTCGTCGTACCGGCTGAGTACCCACGAGTTGGCCTCGCGCGACCAGTGGGCCGGGGAGTTGGCCCGCAGCTCTCGGTAGACGGGATAGGGGTCAGCTATCACCTCGGCGTCGAACGGGCTGTAGGTCAGTGGCTGATCGCTCATCGAACATCTCCTTCGCGGTCGCTCCTTCATCCGCAGCCCTCGGCTGTGATCGATGTCGAGTACGGACAGTGGGCGGGGGCGACGACCGTGCCGCCCACCGACCGTCGCTCGGTGGGCCGCGTCATCTTCTGAACTCTTGGTTTGTACTGTGAGTACAACATACGATGTCGCATAGGTCGAGACCCGCGACCTCACCGAGATCGACGGCACCCGAACGGAGACGTGTGGGATGAGGAAGCTTCCGGCGAAGTTGGCCAGTCAGCTCTACGGGGCGGCGGAGCTGATCGCGGAGCGCGGTCTGGACGGCACCAAGATCGAAGACATCGCCGAAGCCACGGGCATCCCCAAGGCCACGATCTACTACCACCTCGACGGCAAGAATGCCGTGCTGGAGTTTCTCCTCGGCGACCTGTTGGACATGATCGCCGGAGCCGTCGGTGTTGCGGTCACGAGTGAGGAGAACGCGCGGACCCGACTCGAGGCGGCTGTGCTGGCGCAGCTGGGCGTGATGCTCGAGCACCCGTCCTTGTGCCGGGCACTGGTCGGCGACCTCGGACGCGCGACCCGGCTGCCCGAGTTGGCGGCGGCACTGCGGACTGCCTTCTACGAACCGATCGAGCAACTATTGGCTGACGGTGTCTCCGACGGGTCCCTGCGCCAGGTCGCCGACCCGGCAGCCGTGGCCTTGAGCGTCTTCGGTGCCATCACCGTCGCTGGCCTCAGCGCGGCCGTCGAGGGGCCCTCCGCCGACCCGTCCGCCGACGCAGCACGGTTCTCCGCCGCGATCACCGAGCTGGTCCTCGACGGTCTCGCGACACCTGGCAGTCGCGACCAGCGGCGGGGTGACCCGCTGTGAGCAGCATGGAGGAGCTCCTCGCCAGCTGGAACGAGAAGTTCCGGCTGCACGCTGATGGTGCTCAACTTCCCCCGCACCACACCCTCTGCCTCGCCTGTGGACCCGACAACCCGCACGGCCACCACCTCACCGTCAATCGTCGAGGAGAGGAGGTGCACGCGACCCACGTCTTCGATGAACGTCACGTGGGCGCACCCGGGATCGCCCACGGCGGTGCCGTAGCAACCGTTTTCGACGACCTCTTCGGGTTCCTGCTCTACCTCACGGGCGGTCCTGCGGTGACCCGGAAGCTCGAGGTGCTCTACGACTCACCGGTCATCCTCGGCACTACCTACGACCTCGCCGCCAGGGTCACCCGCACAGAAGGGCGCAAACTCTTCATGGAAGCCGACATGAAGCAGCTCGGAGGGTCACGTGTCGCCTCCGCCTCGGCCCTCTTCCTTTCTGTGGACGTGACCCACTTCAACCAGGGCTTGCCAATCTGACGCAGACAGTCCGGCGCCGTTCTTCCGGACCAGAGGGTTCCGAGCCGCGCTCGTGGGGGCCGCTCGATCCCGCCGCGCAAGTGCACCTTCTGGGCGCCACGCACCAACAACGTCAGCTCCTGCTCGATTGTCTCCACCGAGACCAGCTCGCCCTCCGCTTTTTGTTGCATGTAGCACCCATACCGCTAGCCGAGGGGGAATCCTGCTCTGTCTCTTGCGCCATAGCCGGGGACGCCTGCGCAGGCGCCGCGACCCACGGGTGGCGGTGGGCAGGCTGCAAGCCGACGCGGGTCGAAGATAGGGCCGAGTGTCCGCGGGCAGACGGACGCCGTGTCAGGAGATGTTGCCGACCAGGTAGCGCTGCAACGTAGGAGCAAACGCGGCCACCAGCTCGTCTTGGCTTGCCGAGGTCAGATCTTCGAGTCCGACGACGTGGCGAGCCACGGCAATGCCCAGGATCTGCGACATGACGAGCACGGCGCGCAATGGTGCCTGCCCGGCTCCGAGCTGGGACACGATCGGTTCCAGCACCCCCGTCGTGAACTTGTCCCGAATCATGCGGGCAGTGTCGGCTTCGACCCCGGCGGTGCGGATGATTGCGAGGATACGCTGCCGCCGGCCTGCTTCATCGAGGGCTTCGATCAGGCACCTGGCTAGGCGCTCGCCGACGTCCCTGGAGTCGCCGTCGAGGAGCTGAGCCCTCAACGCGGCCGAATCGAAAGAGAGGACGGTCACCTCGTCGAAGAGCTCCCGTTTCGAGCCGAAGAAGTATGCCACCAGGGCGGCATCGACGCCTGCCTGTGCCGCGATTGACCTCATGGTCACGCGGTCGTAGCCGCCGGCGGCGAACTGCTCGCGAGCGGCCCGAGCTATCTGCTCGCGTGTCACGCTGTGCCCCGGTCGGCGTCCTGAACCTCCCGGGCTGAGCCTGGGCGTTGCCGTCCCGGGGGTCTTTGTTCGGCCAGAAGGTTGCTCCATACACAACTCACTCCGTGCTCAGTGTGGATGCTGGCGTCGCCTCTCCGTCCCGGGGATCGCCGGCGGAGCCGAATCGACGCTGACAAGGCTCGATAGCGCGCTTCCCGAATCTACCCTGTTCCTCCTATGTATTTCGGCGTACCGTGGGCTGTGCCACTGTGGCTGGGGTGATCGTGAGGCCCGGCTCGCCGCTAGGGGTGGAGGTGAACGAAGTGAGGTACGGAGATCCGTACGGGCCGGCATGGCAACAGCTGGGAAGCGCGTTGTGGGATGCGTTGGCAGTCGTGTTGTGGACGCTGGTGGCTGGCAGCATCGCGTTCGGCTCATGCTGGTTCATGGGCCAGTTCATGTACACCGCGTGGGTTCGCGAGCATCCGCCTCCGCGCCTCCGGTTCGTTGCCGAACGCAAGCTGCGCAGGGATATCGCCCGAGGGCTGGGCGACCTCGAGGAGTACCTGCGCGAACGCGGTCCAGCCTGCCCCCACGATGTTCCTTCTCGTCCCGCGCGGTTTCGCACGTGGAGGCGCCCAGGCGCGCCCCGGCGGTAAGCCAACCTCCATCGCGCCGGACGCCCTCGGTCAGCCGTTCGCTAACTCATCGCTGATGGGCGGGCCCAGACACCCCGTCCGGGGGCCCGGCGATGGCGGCCACCAAGCAACTCCATCAACCCCAGCAGCGACGTTGAGCGCTTTCCGCGCAGCGAGCTGGCACTAACGGAGCTGCGCTTGTGTGACTCGCGGAGCGGTCCAGGCTGACTGTCGAGCCAAAGGGCCGATGGCCGCCCACGTTCAGAGAGGCTGGCAGACGCCGTAGGTCTGGGGCGGCTCCTGAAACATCGCCCGACGTTCGACTCTGGAAGCTTCGCCTACTTCAGTTGCGGACCTCGAGGTGTTGACGACCCGGAGCCTCAGCCTCCTCGTTGAGCATCGTGAGCAGTTTGTCCCCCTCGATGTCGAGGTCTGGCAGCACGCGGTCGAGCCAGCGGGGCAGCCACCATGCTCGCTCGTTGAAGACGGCCATGAGCGCCGGGACGAGCGTCAGCCGGACGACGAAGGCGTCGATAAGGATGCCAGCGGCGAGGGCAAAGCCGATCTGCTTGATCATGATGTCGTGGCTGAAGATGAAGCCGGAGAAGACCGCGACCATGATGATGGCGGCTGCGACGACGACCCGGCTGGCTTGGTCGAACCCGTGGACGACGCTCTGCCGTGCTCCCTCACCGTGGATGTGTGCCTCGCGCATTGAGGAGACCAGGAAGACCTCGTAGTCCATGGCCAGTCCATAGAGGATGCCGGTGACGATGATCGGCATGAAACTCATCAGCGGCCCCCCGGTGTCGAACCCGAAGAGGCTGCTGAGCCAGCCCCACTGGAAGACGGCAGTGGTGGCGCCGAAGGTGGCCAGGATGCTGAGCAGGAAGCCGGCTGTGGCCTTGATCGGGACGACTACCGAGCGGAAGACCAGCATCAGGATCAGCACGGAAAGCGCGATGATGATGCCGAGGTAGAGCGGAAGGACGTCGGCGAGCTTGTCGGACATGTCGATGCCGATGGCGGTGAACCCAGTTACGCCCAACTGTACCTCATTGTCGCCGGCGATCGCGTTGTCGGGCTCGCGCAGCGAAGTCACCAGGTCGCTGGTGACCTCGTCGCTCGGGCCGGAAGTGGGGATGACGCTGAACACGGCCAGGTCGCCGGCTTCGTTGACGCCGACCGGGGCGGCCAGCACGATGTCGTCTCGGTCCTGGAGGTCGGCGATCAGTTTCGCGGTCAGCTCGGGTGTGACGCGGCCGGCGGTGCCGGTGGGTTCTGCGGTGACGAGTAGGGGACCGTTGAATCCCTCGCCGAAGCCTTGCGAGACTGCCTCGTAGCTCTGCCGGGCGGCGGTGTCCTGGTTCGCGGTGGCCCCGGTGGGGATGCCCAGGTTCATGCTGGCGGCGGGGATCGCCATCACGCCCAGGATGGCGACCACACCCACTATGACGGGCCACCGGAACCTGATCACGCCTTTGACCCAGTGGTCGGCGACACTGTGTGATTCCTCCTTGACCTTGGCGCGGCGTTGGGCTCGGGCCTTGTCCGAGCAGATCCGCTCACCGACCAGCCCTAGCAGTGCGGGCAGCAGGGTCAGCGCGATGAGGACGGCCAGGGCCACCGTGGACGCCGCGACCAGGGCCATCGTGGAGAGCATGGCGATGCCGATCACGGTCAGTGCGGTCAGTGCGATGAGGACGGTCACGCCGGCGAAGAAGACGGCACTGCCCGCGGTGCCGACTGCTCTGCCGGCCGCCTCCTGCGCGGTGAGTCCGCGGTCGAGGATGAGCCGTCGCTGCCGGTTGACGACGAACAGCGCGTAATCGATGCCGACGGCGAGGCCCACCATGAGACCGAGCACTGGGGTGGCGGAGTTCATCTCGACGGCCGTCGAGAGCGCGTACGCTCCGCCGACGCCGATGCCGACCCCGACCAGCGCGGTGACCAGGGGAAGGCCGGCCGCGATCAGCGAGCCCAGGGTGAGCACCAGCACCAGGGCGGCGACGGCGAGACCGATCACCTCGCCGATGCCGACCGGGATCTCGATGGCCTTGAGCGAGTCGCTCGGGAGCACGGTGATCCCGGTCCCGTGCTCCGCGCGCTCCACCACCTCGACCACCGAGGTGACGTCATCGTCGGTCAAGGAGGTCGAGGCGACCGTGAACTGGAATTGGAACAGCGCGACCTGACCGTCGGAGGACACCAGCACGCCGGGCACAGGTGCTCCGTCCACCAGCAGCGGCTGGTAGGGAGGCGTCTGCCCCTGCGCCGATCCCGTCGGGGGAGTGCCCGGTGCATTCTCCTCGGGAGTGCCTGGAGCGCCTTGATCAGCCGCACCCGGAGCAAGGTCGAGGGGGTTTACGACCTTGTCGAGGTCATAGACGTCGTTGACGGTGTTGGTGATCACCGAAAGGCGGTCCGCGGTGTCGAGTCGTTCACCCTCCGGGACGGTGAAGACGACGCTGGCCTGACCTCCCGAGGCTGCAGGCAGCTCATCGGCTACGCGGTCGAGCACGGTCTGTGCCTCGGTGCCCTCGATCTTCATCTCGGAGCTGACACTGACCCCGTTGATAGCGACCGCACCGACGACCACGGCGAGGACCGCGAGCCAGCCCGAGATGAACAGCCACGGCTTGCCGAAGGCGGTTCGTCCGAGCCGGTACAGGAAGGTGGACATGGGTCTGGTGCTCCTTGAGGGCGAGGGGGTTCTAGAGGCCGTTGCGTAGGTAGTCGAAGGTCAGGTCGAGAAACGAGCTGTAGTCCATCGCGGCGGAGCTGAGGTCGCTCTCGCCGCTGAGGTGGACGTCGAGGGTGCCCTCCAGGGCGGCCATCACGGCGCCGTACACCGCGCCGAACAGCAGCGGCACATAGATCGAGGGGTACCGGTCCCCGGCCACCGACCCCAAGAGCTCCTGGGCGGTATGACGCATGCGCTGCTGAACACCCAGGACGTAGGGCTCCAGGGTCGGGTACTGCCGCGCCATCGTCATCAGCTCGCGCATCGTCAGCAACGTGTCTTCGGTGAACTGCTCCCTCATGACGGCCAGCAGGGCATCGAGCAAGGGCAGGTCTGCGGGGAGGCTGGTCAGGATCTCGCTGACGTCGTCGACCCGGCCGAACGCGACCGAAGCGACCGCCTCTTCCTTGCAGGAGAAGTGGTTCGCGAAGGTGCGTCGCGAGTAGCCCGCTCGGTCGACCACGTCCGCGGTGACGAAACCGAACAGGCCACGCTCTCGGGTGAGCTGGAACGCCGCCACGGCCAGCGTCTGTCCCGTCGCCTCTCGCTTGAGGTCACGCAGTCCACGATCCATGTGCGCAGTATGACCTGTCGTGCCCAATGGGCAACATTGCCCACCGAGCAGAGCCGTGGCTTCGGGGCGCCATGGACCGCAACAGTCCGACGCGCTCGGTAGCGTGGCGGCAACAGCTCGCCATCGCCCTCCGGCGCCGCGGGTGGCATTGGGTGGGCGTCCAAGGATGGGAGTGCGCGCATGGGCACTGCGGGGGATGGGACGGACGCTGGACGCGTAGCGGACCTCACGCAGCTGGCTGACGGCGCGCAGTTCGCTGACGCCGTGCTGGCTCTACTGGCGGTCGCTCGGCGGACCAGGGGCCGACTGCAGCCCCTCTTCGAGGACGTCACCGTGCCGCAGCTGGTACTGCTGGATGCTGTCCAGGCCTGCGGGCGGGAAGGCATCGTCGCAATCTCGGAGTACACGTTGCTCAGCCAACCGACCGTGACCCAGCAGGCCGCCGCGCTAGAAGCCGCCGGGCTTCTGCGTCGCATCGCAGCCGAGAACGATCGGCGCCGGCGGGTCCTCACGCTCACCGAACGCGGTGAGGACCTCCTGGCATCTAAGCGCGGACTGGTTGCCGACCGGTTATCAGTGGCCTGGGCATCGCTCAGCGCCGAGGAGCGGTCGATCGCGGTCCCGCTGCTGCGTCATATCATTGACCTTGTCTCGGAGTTGGCCTGACACTTGCACGCACGGACGCGGGAGGAGCCGGCGCCTGCGGCCGGCCGATCGGGACGAGCGCGCTCGGGTGGTGCGTGGCCAGCTGTTGGCACGGGCGGCGACGGCCGAGCCCATCCGACTACGACCGACGGACTGACGCGAGGGCCCGCATCTCCCCTGCGCCCCGTCGTAGGACCTGCGAGGGTCTGACCTAAGCCGCCTCCATCAGGGCGAAGTGGGGCCGCGCACGTTCGCCGGTTCGAGAAGTTGGAGACGCCTCTGTTTCGGGCACACCCACCATCGGAGATGCAGGCACGAGAGTCACCAGGAGGCCGGTGTAGCAGACAAACGTCCGAGCCAGCAGTCCCGAGCTCGGCGGTGGTGCTCGCGTGCTGGCGTTCGCTGACTTGCCTACGATTGGTCACCCATCGCTGAGTTCGCCCGCCGCTTTGCGCATCTGAGAGATGGCATGGTCTTCGTCTCTGGGGAGCGTCGCGACGAGCTCATTCACCCGTCGCCAGCGGTCGAACGTCGCTGCGTCGCTACGGCCGGCCGCAGCCAGCGCCGACCACGTGTCCGCGCAGCGCAGGAGCGCGGTTCCGGCCTTCGCCATCTCAGCGGACCCCGTTAGCCGAGCCACGTCGGCACAGAAATGTGCCTGCAACCGGCGGAACAGGCCGCCGCCGGTCCCTGCCTTCTCCACAAAGGCGTGGAGTGAACGCAGCGCGACGTCTAGTTCCGGTTCGGGCATGAGCCCCGGCCACCGGTCGACATCCTCGGCGAATACCGCGACTCCACTGATCCCCGCAGCAGCAACGGCATCCGGCGGCAGCGCCGACGTATCCGGGATAATCGCGGTTACCGGCGCTTGCATGTTCTCGACCGAGGCGACGAGGGCCGAAGCCGCGGTCGGGCGGAGACCGGGCAGGCTCTGGGGCCAGTTCACGAAGTACGTGGTGTGCCTCGTGGGCACGGGGAACGACCGTGACGCGCGCGCCCGCGCAAGAGCCTCGTAGGAGACTTCCTGCACCTCGGCTCGGTCGTTGTCCACCACAAAAGCCTTCTCCGTCTCGTCGTCATAACCGATCACGACGATGTCATGCCGACTCATCTGAAGGCGGACATTGAGGTAGGGCAGCTCAGCAATGTCCGCCCACATCAGCACGGGACGGCCTCGCTGGAGCTCCCTGCGGACCCAGCCCCAACCGGTCACGGGGTCGTCGGTGCCACGGACGTCGACCTCTGCACCGAGCCTCGAAAGAAGGTCGACCTCAAGGTCGCTGCTACGCCCGACGAAGTAGATGGGCGGGGTGAGAGCCGGCACGCGCAGATAGGTGAAACCCAGACCGCCGCCCATCCCGAAGACCAGACCTTCGCTCGGTACCTCCTCCCAGCCGAGACCGGCCCACTCCAGGAGGTCTCTCAGCGCTCCGGAACCGCAATGACCGGCCTCGCGGTGGGGATAGTCCAGCAGGATCCGCCGCGGCTCCGGCTGTCGGGGCAGGAACTCAGCTGACATGGCAACTCCTGGATGGGCTCGCAGCGCTCTGTGCGTACGCCGGTGGGTCGGGCGCGGCGGGTTCCGCGACTCTACATTTCGCTGAGGCACGCAGGGGCTCGCGGTCGACGGCGGTCGTGAGGGCTGGTGCAGGTCACGATTCGAGGGACAGGAACCGGACGGCGACGTCGGAGATCTTGCGCGCCGTCGCGGTTCGGTCCCACTTGGGGAGCGCCAGATGACTGACCGTCAGGCGCACCATGGTGTCGGCCGCGTCGACGACGTCGTCTGGGGGAAGACTCGGGTAACTCTTCGCCACCCATGCGGCTAGGGTGTCGGAGGCGAGGTCGAGAAGCCGCGCGGATGTCGTGAGCAGCGGGAGCATCCCTGTGGACGGCTGACTGCCCGCATCCAGGTCTCGGTTGGAGATGAGCACTGCCTTGAGCAGGGGGCTGCGCTCGGCCTCGATCAAGGTGTAGTCGACGGCTGCTGCGATGCCGCGTTTCGCATCGCCGATGTGTGCCTCCAGCGCCTTCTGGATGCCCTCCAGGAAGCGCGAGGCCTCGCGGAGCACGAGGGCTTCTCCAAGGCCGGCCTTGTCACCGAACTCCTTGTAGAGCGCCGCTCGCGACACCCCGGCACGATGCGCCACCTCTCCCATGCGCACCCGGTCCCAGCCGCGGTCGACGATCAGGTCGTGGGCAGCCTCGAGGACAGCGGCGCGCATGTGCTCCCTGAACCGTTCGCGCATGGAGGGTCCCCGCATGTCAGAGAGGTTAGCGATTCGTGTCTCGCGACCGACTCGCGTCACTGACCTGGACACGCCCGCACGCTCCTAGCGTGCTCGTGGGCCAGTTGGTCGACCATGACGGCGAGGGTGTCCTGAAGCCTCTGCACCCCTACAGCGACTGCCGTCGCCCTCGGCAACTCTCGGAGGTCCTCGAGTTGCACCGGGTCCCCGACCAGCAGGGTGACCCGACGACGGCGGCGGCCCAGCACCACCCTCCCTTCGTAGGCTGGCACGATCGCCTGCACGCCCCATTGAGCAACGGGAATCAATGGAGCCGACGTCTCGAGTGCGATGCGGACAGCACCCGACCTGAGCGACATCAGACGTCCATCCGGTCGCTTTGTGATCGATCCTTCCGGATACACCACGACAAGAGCGCCACGCTCCACGGCTTCGACCGCGGCACGGATCCCTGACCGGCCGTCGGACCGATCGACCTCGACGTGGCCGGCCGACCGGAACCACCAGCCGACTGCTCTACTTTGAAACAGGCTCGCCTTGGCCATGAACCGGGGGGTCCGGCCCTGGGCGAGGATCATCTCCCCCAGGAACAGCGGGTCGGCCTGGGAGACATGGTTGGCCGCCAGCACCGCGCCTCCCGACCCGGGCAGGCGCTCCGTACCGCGCCAGTCCGCTCTCCTGCCCAGCAGCAGCAGCGGTTTGCAGACGAGCAACGCCAGCCACCACGCAGGCCCGCGGGCGTCTCTGGGGACGCCTCTCGCGCCCGCGGACCGACCCGAGTCACGCAAGTCCGGAACGATACGCAGGACTCCCATCGCCGTCCAGACCGTCGACCTCCAAGCCATCCTTGCTCACCTCGGCGGGCAATGGCTCGATGGTGACCACGACCAGCGGTCACTGCGGCTTCTCACACCGCCACCTCCGCTGTCAGGGCGGCCATGTCGGCCGCAGTCCCCTGGGTGAGCATGCGTTTGGTGGTCATGAAGTCCCGGGGACGGTTGACACAGTCAGCAGCTATCGGCTCGCCCTTCCGGAGGTAGTAGCAGGTGAAGTCGCGGTCACGGGTCGGGTCACCGCTCATGACGATGTCGTCATAGGCGGTGTTGAGTCCCGCGATCTGGAGCTTGAGGTCATACTGGTCCGACCAGAACCACGGGAGCGCCGCCACCTCCTTGTCATTTCCACAGATAGTCGCCGCTGCCACCTTGGCCTGCTCCACTGCACTCGGGACCGACTCCAGCCTGATTCGTCGGCCGTAGCGGGGGATGTCCTGCGACGTACAGTCCCCGGCCGCCACGATGTCAGGGTCACTGGTGCGGGCGTGGGCGTCGATGAGGATCCCGTCGTCCACGACCAGGCCGGCTGCCTCGGCGAGTTCGGTGGTCGGCTCGATCCCGATCCCGACGATCACAAAGTCCGCTTGGACCGACTCGCCACTGGCCAGCACCACCTCTCGCACGCGGGTGTCGCCGACCAGGGCCTCTACCGAGGCGTTCGTCCTCACGTCGACGCCCTCTTCTTGGTGGATCCGTGTGAAGAAGGCCGACACCTCAGGGGCAGTGACCCGCTCGAGGACCCGGTCTGCGGCCTCGAGGACCGTGACGTGGAGGCCCAACGAGCGCAGCGAGGCGGCGGTCTCCAGCCCGATGTACCCACCACCCACGATGACGGCGTTGCGCCCGGGGATCGCGTCCTCGCGGATCCGCTCCACCCCCGACGATTGACGCAGGTAGTGCACCCCGTCGAGGTCGGCACCCTCGGCGCGGAGACGTCGGGGGTGCGCTCCCGTGCACAGAGCAAGAGCGTCATAGGACAAGCGGTCCCCGGTGCCGAGCACGAGCTCGCCCGCCGGCCGGTCGATCTCCTGCACGCTGGCAGTCACGCGCTCGACGTCCTGCTTGACGTAGAAGTCCTCCGACCGGATGGCCAGCTCCTTCAGCGAGCACTTCCCGGCCAGATATGCCTTCGACAACGGAGGCCTTTGGTACGGCAGCGCCGACTCGTCACCGACCAGCACGATCTCACCCGACCAACCCTCTCGGCGGAGGCTGGTGACCAGCTGCACCCCGGCATGGCTGGCGCCGACCACCACCGCGCGCCCTGAGCTCATCCGCTGCCCTTGGGGGTGAGCTCGACCATCAGCTTGCTGATGCCGCGAACAAAGTTGGACTGCACGTACTGCGGCTCACCGACCACATCGATCCTCTCGAAGCGCGGGAGCAGCTCCTCCCAGAGGATCCGCAGCTGCAGCTCGGCCAACCGGTTGCCCATGCACCGATGCACGCCGAAGCCGAAAGCGATGTGGTTGCGGGCGTTGCGACGGTCGATGATCAGCTCGTCCGGCCGCTCGAACACCGTCTCGTCGCGGTTGCCGGACGCGTACCACATCACCACCTTGTCGCCCTTGCGGATGAACTGACCGTTCAGCATGGTGTCGGTCTTCGCGATCCGCCGCATGTACGCGAGCGGCGTCTGCCAGCGGATGATCTCCGAGACCATGTTCGGGATCAGGTCCGGATTGGCCTTGAGCTTCTCGAACTGGTCGGGGAACTGGTTGAGTGCAAGAACTCCGCCGCTCATCGAGTTGCGTGTGGTGTCGTTGCCGCCCACGATCAGCAGAACAAAGTTGCCGATGAACTCCATCGGACGCTTGATCAGGTCCTTGGTGCTCTCATCGCTCTGCAGCATCGTGACCAGGTCGAACCCGGGCTCTTCGCCGGCCGCGAGCCGGGCGGCCTTGTCGTGCCAGAGTTCAGTGAGTCCTCGCGCCATCTCGAGCATGCCCCGGAACAGCTCGTCGTTGTCGGTAGTGGCCGGGCCGCCGTTGGTCTGCTCCATCGAGGTTGCCAGGTCCGACCACTCGACGAGCTTGTGCCGCTCCTCGAAGGGGAAGTCCAACAGCGTGGCCAGCATGCGGGCGGTCAGTTCGATCGACACCGTGCTCACCCAGTCGAACGGTTCGTTGACGGGCAGGTTGTCCAGGACGTCCCTGACGCGCTCGCGAATGAGGTCCTCCATCTCGTGGAGGTTCTTCGGTGCGACGACACCTTGTACGGCGCGCCGCTGTATGTCGTGCTTGGGCGGGTCCATGGCGATGAACATCGCGACGTCCATGAACCGCGGGGGTGTTCCGATGACGA comes from Nocardioides piscis and encodes:
- a CDS encoding cytochrome P450, yielding MKFPEVKIPETVKTKVESAIPLERQIQGARLYDKGRRWVTGANGPMFVEARIPPVEEVPLAEIDLSNPFLYRQGRWASYFERLRNEAPVHYQPHSPFGPFWSVTRHADIMAVDKNHEVFSAEPLIVIGTPPRFMDVAMFIAMDPPKHDIQRRAVQGVVAPKNLHEMEDLIRERVRDVLDNLPVNEPFDWVSTVSIELTARMLATLLDFPFEERHKLVEWSDLATSMEQTNGGPATTDNDELFRGMLEMARGLTELWHDKAARLAAGEEPGFDLVTMLQSDESTKDLIKRPMEFIGNFVLLIVGGNDTTRNSMSGGVLALNQFPDQFEKLKANPDLIPNMVSEIIRWQTPLAYMRRIAKTDTMLNGQFIRKGDKVVMWYASGNRDETVFERPDELIIDRRNARNHIAFGFGVHRCMGNRLAELQLRILWEELLPRFERIDVVGEPQYVQSNFVRGISKLMVELTPKGSG